The proteins below come from a single Dermatophilaceae bacterium Soc4.6 genomic window:
- a CDS encoding glycosyltransferase, with product MTFTTPARSVVLTSVSVSHQVGRASGPRLELARPVSDTVPTPESHGRRLAVRTVACAAIAVSVLYLTWRVLATMAGATWYLAVPLLVLEVHAFLSLVLFTHDLWDVDARPDLGNIPREHQRDASDLRVALLIPTYNEPRSILLPTIAAAVATRHPHETWVLDDGDRPWLRDLAAELGARYRCRHHGAHAKAGNLNEALDEVRADLVAVVDADHVVTDRFLEALVPYFADSRTAIVQTPQEFYNDSSFEHVRKPDGGLFQDQEMFYRAILAGRNRWQAAFWCGTGAIVRVEALRSVGGVATDSVTEDIQTTLRLHRHGWRSVHHNEVLARGLAADGPEAFFIQRRRWGAGAMQVLRRDNPLTGPGLSLHQRVSFLSTLLGWFDSWRTVGMVVLPIATVISGGTPIAANWRAFLVAFGGAFFAQRLALTALSRGRAPQLQAIFFEFVRLPATLAATMSLFTRGPAGFAVTPKGARDDRRRAGTPVTLTALITLSAIGLLWYLLILKGWVPLHRPAGWVEHAAAVWLVINAAFLVAARRRITRMDFASNRRSAWRFPTEDLQVAVSVGGEQVTATLLDLSITGACLRFRPEDARRLDEGGTVVLDLPVRDQRGDTLLPASGTMRTLTLEPDDQVVAGVLLTLNSPDQARLSLALYQTVDHR from the coding sequence ATGACCTTCACCACCCCAGCGCGGTCTGTTGTGCTCACCTCGGTATCCGTGTCGCACCAGGTCGGTCGGGCCTCGGGCCCCCGGTTGGAGCTGGCGCGCCCGGTCTCCGACACGGTTCCCACGCCGGAGTCCCACGGGCGGCGCCTGGCCGTCCGCACGGTGGCCTGTGCCGCCATCGCCGTGTCAGTCCTCTACCTGACCTGGCGTGTCCTGGCCACCATGGCCGGTGCCACCTGGTATCTGGCCGTGCCGCTCCTGGTGCTGGAGGTGCACGCCTTCCTCAGCCTGGTCCTCTTCACCCATGACCTGTGGGACGTCGACGCCCGTCCCGACCTGGGCAACATCCCCCGGGAGCACCAGCGGGACGCCTCCGACCTGCGGGTCGCGCTGCTCATCCCGACCTACAACGAGCCCCGCTCCATCCTTCTGCCCACCATTGCCGCGGCGGTGGCCACCCGGCACCCGCACGAGACGTGGGTCCTGGACGACGGGGACCGCCCTTGGCTACGGGACCTGGCCGCTGAGCTCGGCGCCCGGTACCGCTGCCGCCACCACGGCGCGCACGCCAAGGCCGGCAACCTCAACGAGGCCCTCGACGAGGTGCGCGCCGACCTGGTCGCGGTCGTCGACGCCGACCACGTGGTCACCGACCGCTTCCTGGAGGCCCTGGTGCCCTACTTTGCCGACAGCCGCACGGCAATCGTCCAGACGCCGCAGGAGTTTTACAACGACTCGTCCTTCGAGCATGTCCGTAAGCCCGACGGCGGCCTGTTCCAGGACCAGGAGATGTTCTACCGGGCGATCCTGGCCGGCCGGAACCGCTGGCAGGCCGCGTTCTGGTGCGGCACGGGCGCCATCGTCCGGGTGGAGGCGCTTCGATCCGTCGGCGGCGTCGCCACCGACAGCGTCACCGAGGACATCCAGACCACATTGCGGCTGCACCGGCACGGGTGGCGGAGCGTGCACCATAACGAGGTCCTGGCCCGCGGCCTGGCCGCCGACGGCCCCGAGGCCTTCTTCATCCAACGACGCCGTTGGGGGGCGGGCGCCATGCAGGTGCTGCGGCGCGACAACCCCTTGACCGGCCCGGGGCTGTCCCTGCACCAGCGCGTGTCCTTCTTGTCCACCCTGTTGGGCTGGTTCGACTCCTGGCGCACAGTCGGCATGGTGGTCCTGCCCATCGCCACCGTGATCTCCGGCGGCACGCCCATCGCCGCCAACTGGCGGGCCTTCCTGGTGGCGTTCGGCGGCGCGTTCTTCGCCCAACGCCTGGCCCTGACCGCCCTCAGCCGGGGCCGTGCACCGCAACTGCAAGCGATCTTCTTCGAGTTCGTGCGGCTGCCCGCCACCTTGGCCGCCACGATGTCCCTGTTCACGCGGGGGCCGGCCGGGTTCGCCGTGACGCCCAAGGGCGCGCGCGACGACCGTCGGCGGGCCGGTACGCCGGTGACCCTGACCGCGCTGATCACCCTGAGCGCGATCGGCCTTCTCTGGTACCTCCTGATCCTGAAGGGCTGGGTGCCGCTGCATCGCCCCGCCGGCTGGGTCGAGCACGCGGCCGCCGTCTGGCTCGTGATCAACGCCGCATTCCTGGTGGCCGCCCGGCGCCGGATCACCCGGATGGACTTCGCGAGCAACCGCCGCTCCGCGTGGCGCTTCCCTACCGAGGACCTACAGGTCGCGGTGAGCGTCGGTGGAGAGCAGGTCACCGCGACCCTGCTCGACCTGTCCATCACCGGGGCGTGCCTACGCTTTCGTCCAGAAGACGCCCGGCGCCTTGACGAGGGCGGCACGGTGGTCCTGGACCTACCCGTGCGCGACCAACGCGGTGACACTCTCCTGCCCGCCAGCGGAACGATGCGGACCCTGACCCTCGAGCCGGACGACCAGGTCGTAGCCGGCGTCCTGCTTACCTTGAACAGCCCCGACCAGGCACGCCTGTCCCTGGCGCTCTACCAGACGGTGGACCACCGCTAG
- a CDS encoding phosphatidylserine decarboxylase, with protein sequence MEQFQHDPTHEHWGFTSWNDFFTRRFVDGARPVAAPDDDAVIVSACESTPCGLRTDVSLHDRFWLKGQPYSLHDMLDHDEAAAEFAGGTVYQAFLSATNYHRWHSPVAGTVVRARVVDGTYYSEADTVGQGETESPNSQSYLAHVATRAIVLLQADNPAIGLMAFIAVGMSDVSSYIIDVQTGQHLDKGDELSYFQFGGSTHCLVFRPGVITDVRLQAVPLPGDPKAPLVLLHSPIATATRA encoded by the coding sequence ATGGAGCAGTTCCAGCACGACCCGACCCACGAGCACTGGGGCTTCACCTCCTGGAACGACTTCTTCACCCGCCGCTTCGTCGACGGTGCCCGCCCGGTCGCCGCACCGGACGACGACGCGGTCATCGTCAGCGCCTGCGAGTCCACCCCCTGCGGCCTGCGGACCGACGTGAGCCTGCACGACCGGTTCTGGCTCAAGGGCCAGCCCTACTCCCTGCATGACATGCTCGACCACGACGAAGCGGCGGCCGAGTTCGCCGGCGGCACCGTCTACCAGGCCTTCCTCAGTGCCACGAACTACCACCGGTGGCACAGCCCCGTCGCGGGCACCGTGGTCCGCGCCCGAGTCGTCGACGGCACCTACTACTCCGAAGCCGACACCGTCGGCCAAGGCGAGACGGAGTCCCCTAACTCCCAGTCCTACCTTGCCCACGTCGCGACCCGGGCCATCGTGCTCCTCCAGGCCGACAACCCGGCCATCGGGCTCATGGCGTTCATCGCCGTGGGGATGTCGGACGTCTCGTCCTACATCATCGACGTGCAAACCGGCCAGCACCTCGACAAGGGCGACGAGCTGAGCTACTTCCAGTTCGGCGGCTCCACCCACTGCCTCGTGTTCCGGCCCGGGGTCATCACCGACGTGAGACTCCAAGCGGTCCCGCTCCCCGGTGACCCCAAGGCCCCACTCGTCCTCCTCCACTCCCCCATCGCCACCGCCACCCGGGCCTGA
- a CDS encoding tyrosine-type recombinase/integrase codes for MVGIQRAHVELYIRQLGERPLMDSSVNTMMHAVRGYFRLAHIDGLISSDPAVQARLPKIHRDESRTQGLDRLELIRFLQVAQTLTVHRGALAYLLGINALRASEAAAVRIEDYADTLRGYRVLHLVGEGNKPATMPVTVPVLRVLKACRGQRTSGPLVLWPVSGNRVDRRDVYRMVTRIATAAGLPRHISPHSLRHAAIPNALDAGVPLRDAQILARHADPGPPSTTTAPAATSTATASTSSPPTSQASEGMFRNSVRSAQ; via the coding sequence TTGGTCGGGATCCAACGCGCCCACGTCGAGCTATACATCCGCCAGCTCGGCGAGCGACCGCTGATGGACTCCTCGGTCAACACGATGATGCACGCCGTCCGCGGCTACTTCCGTCTCGCCCACATCGACGGCCTCATCAGCTCCGACCCGGCCGTGCAGGCCCGGCTGCCGAAGATCCACCGTGACGAGTCCCGTACCCAGGGGCTGGACCGGCTTGAGCTGATCCGCTTCCTCCAGGTTGCCCAGACCCTCACGGTCCACCGCGGAGCGCTCGCCTACCTGCTCGGCATCAACGCCCTCCGCGCGTCGGAGGCAGCCGCGGTGCGGATCGAGGACTACGCCGACACCCTGCGCGGCTACCGCGTGCTGCACCTGGTCGGCGAGGGGAACAAGCCGGCCACGATGCCCGTCACGGTCCCGGTCCTGCGCGTTCTCAAGGCGTGCCGCGGACAGCGCACCAGCGGGCCGCTGGTGCTGTGGCCGGTCTCGGGCAACCGGGTCGACCGGCGCGACGTCTACCGGATGGTCACCCGGATCGCCACCGCCGCGGGCCTCCCGCGGCACATCAGCCCGCACTCGCTGCGGCACGCCGCGATCCCCAACGCCCTCGACGCTGGCGTCCCGCTGCGCGACGCCCAGATCCTGGCCCGGCACGCCGACCCCGGACCACCGAGCACTACGACCGCGCCCGCGGCAACCTCGACCGCCACGGCGTCCACTTCCTCACCGCCGACGTCGCAGGCGTCTGAAGGTATGTTCCGCAACAGCGTCCGTTCCGCCCAATAG
- the trpS gene encoding tryptophan--tRNA ligase: MRATATTTTERTDVTSDVTAAPTAQEAPRTRESAPRKRMLTGDRPTGKLHLGHYVGSIENRIRLQSEYDAFFIIADLHMLTTKNTRADIDQVSKNARDMVLDQLAAGIDPAQATFYLQSAVPEVMELNTLFQNLVTVPRLERVPSLKDMARAAGKDEMPYGLLGYPVLQAADILCVKGNVVPVGKDNHAHVEVTREIARRFNHLYGDVFPIPELVVSEITTLIGTDGQAKMSKSLGNGIMLDDDPATVRKKVTGMYTDPNRVRADIPGTVEGNPVFIYHRAFNDDQAQVDDFETRYRAGRVGDVEVKGALAEAINRYLDPMRERRAPYEAQPGLVDEIIVEGTERTRAEVRVVVAEVKKAMGITGAYNQLRRKAEQARKKRGDA, from the coding sequence ATGAGAGCCACCGCGACGACCACCACCGAGAGGACCGACGTGACCAGCGACGTCACCGCCGCCCCCACCGCGCAGGAGGCACCCCGCACCCGGGAGTCGGCGCCGCGCAAGCGGATGCTGACCGGCGACCGCCCGACGGGCAAGCTGCACCTCGGCCACTACGTCGGCAGCATCGAGAACCGGATCCGGCTGCAGAGCGAGTACGACGCGTTCTTCATCATCGCCGACCTGCACATGCTGACCACCAAGAACACCCGGGCCGACATCGACCAGGTGAGCAAGAACGCCCGGGACATGGTGCTCGACCAGCTCGCCGCGGGCATCGACCCGGCCCAGGCGACCTTCTACCTGCAGTCGGCCGTGCCCGAGGTGATGGAGCTCAACACGCTCTTCCAGAACCTCGTGACGGTGCCGCGGCTCGAGCGGGTGCCGAGCCTCAAGGACATGGCCCGCGCGGCGGGCAAGGACGAGATGCCCTACGGCCTGCTCGGCTACCCCGTGCTGCAGGCGGCCGACATCCTCTGCGTGAAGGGCAACGTCGTGCCCGTCGGCAAGGACAACCACGCCCATGTCGAGGTGACGCGTGAGATCGCCCGCCGCTTCAACCACCTGTATGGCGACGTCTTCCCCATCCCCGAGCTCGTGGTCTCCGAGATCACCACCCTGATCGGCACCGACGGCCAGGCCAAGATGAGCAAGTCGCTCGGCAACGGCATCATGCTCGACGACGACCCGGCCACCGTGCGCAAGAAGGTGACCGGGATGTATACCGACCCCAACCGGGTGCGCGCCGACATCCCCGGCACGGTCGAGGGCAACCCGGTCTTCATCTACCACCGCGCCTTCAACGACGACCAGGCGCAGGTCGACGACTTCGAGACGCGCTACCGCGCCGGCCGGGTCGGCGACGTCGAGGTCAAGGGGGCGCTCGCCGAGGCGATCAACCGCTATCTCGACCCGATGCGCGAGCGGCGGGCGCCCTACGAGGCGCAGCCAGGTCTCGTGGACGAGATCATCGTCGAGGGCACCGAGCGCACGCGCGCTGAGGTGCGCGTAGTGGTCGCCGAGGTCAAGAAGGCGATGGGGATCACCGGCGCCTACAACCAGCTGCGACGCAAGGCCGAGCAGGCGAGGAAGAAGCGCGGCGACGCCTGA